In Bradyrhizobium sp. 170, the DNA window ATCAAACTGAGAGACTGTCGAGGCTGGGTCCGCATCTGGAGCACGGAGGCGGCCTTAATTTCGAACGCCAATCGATGAGACCGTAGACCGGATCATCCGCATGCCAGCGTCGGTGTAACGGGCGCCGTTGAAGTTGACGTCAACGACCCACAAAACGAACAGAGCAACAAATGCGGCGGCAACAGCTTTCATAAACTGTTAACGATTGGGGTACGGCATGCGTTCCGCGGCCGCGATCACCTGCGGGGATGCTCCCGGCCCCTAGGGCATCGGGGATCGCCGATGAGTGATCCGAGCAACCCACGCATTGGCTTTTTCCCATTCAAGGAGAGAGGTTTCGAGACATTTATCCGCCGCGACCTGATCGTTCGGGTGTGCTTTTTGGCATCCCTCACGTTCCTTTGCCTCGTCAAAACGAGAACATCCGACCAAAAGCAATAGCGCGGCAATCGTCGACAGGTTTCTCACGATCCTCGTCCTACGTTGCGATAGCGTGGTCGTCACCGAGACGGGTCAGGTCTCGACAGGTCGAGATGAGACGGTGAGACGGATCAGTCGTGCGGGTTACCCTTGCAGCAGACATCACCGCGGTCACCAGTGCTTTGGCGGCGGCTGAACAACACAGGTGTTGGGCCAGGTCGCCATCATCGCAACCTGGCCCCACGTAAAAATAAACCCTACTGACAGACGTACATGATGCTGTCGCCGCCCTTGATGGCAGTACCGGGCGTGCAGCCAATGCCATTGCGCGCTGCGTAGTCAGGCCAGCCGGTGTAGCTGTACCCACGACCACTCCAGGGGCCACCGAAGTAGTAGGCCCTCACGGCGTACCAGGAGCCCGGCTCGACGTAGGCCGCCCTCGCGGCGTAACCACGGGTGATATAGACCCGCTTCTGCGCCTCGGCTTTATTGATCGACAGCGATATCCCGCCTTGATCGGACCAGCCAGGCGAAAACAACGCCGCACATGCGAACGTCGACGCAGCGATGGCCACCGCTCTCAAAGTCATTTTCATGCTCTACTCCATTGCTAATCCCCGCGGCTTAAACCGTGCTTTTGCCGGTGGCGCGCCCTTTGACATAGATCAAGCGCCCTGACCGTTCGGTTGGGGCTCTAGCCGCGGGTGCTGGGCGGTAGCGTTGCGCAATTCGCGGCACGATGTGAGGCCGCGGCCTAAGCCGTCGCTGCGGCCGGCTGCTTCAGTTCGGCCAGGGCGTGCCGCACGACGGCCACCGAGCCTTGCAGCGCAAGCACGGCCATAATCGCGGCGACGATAATGTCGGGCCAGCCGGTGCCGGTACCGAACACGCCAAGCGCAGCCAGCAACACAGCCAGATTGCCCAACACGTCATTGCGCGTGCAAATCCAGGCCGACCGCATGTTGGCGTCGCCCGTGCGGTGCCGCCACAACAGGTAAAAGGACAGCGCGTTGGCGGCCAGCGCGGCAAAGCCGACACTGCCCATGGTGATCGCCTGCGGCAGCGTCCCATGCAGGGCATGCCAGCCGGCGACGCCGATAACCCATAGCCCGAAAACGCCCATCGTGACGCCCTTGGCAAGCGCGGCGCCGGCCCGATAGCGCAAGGCCATGCCGACCACGAACAAGCTGATCGCGTAGTTCGCGGCGTCGCCCAGAAAGTCGAGCGCGTCGGCTTGGAGGGAGGCAGACCCCGCAGCCAGGCCCGCGCCGATTTCAACCAGGAACATCGCAGCATTGATGCCGAGCACGGCCCACAGGACGCGACGAAAGGCGCTCACGTCCTGGCGCGGGCCGAGGTTCAGGGGTGGTGGTGCGCAGCAGTGATCCGCCATGACTGGAAGATAGTCGCAGGCAGCAACGTTACACAATCACGCTGCAACACGCTCCCTTGCCGTCGATCTGGACCGGCGGGCACGGTATGGTTCCGTAAGAGCAGTAAACGCAGCAATCGCCCGGCCTGGGCTTGAGCCGGGTGCCGCAGTTCCGACAGTCGTAGAAGAACTGGCAGGCGTCTGTCGGCATGGTCTCGGTGGCCTGGTGCCCACACGCGGGACAGGTCAGTGTCGATTCAAGCTGCATGGCCTCAGACTGAACTAGGACACCCCAAATTCACAACCCATGCTTTGCCCAGACGGCGCGGACCTCTTCATCCGTCGCGAACTCACCCTTCGCGGCTTCGGCGAGCGAAGCATCGAGGTCGGCGGCTTCCTCAGGCGTGAGCTCATAGGGTTCGAGCAAGCGGGTCATGCTGCAAACATAGTGCTCCCAGCATCTCTTAGGAAGCCTTGTGGTCCGTCTCTCAGCTCACGGCTTCCCGATCACCATCGCGATCGCCGCTGCCAGGAACGGAAACGGCACCGAGACCGCCGCGCGAAACCAGACGAACCGGGCCGGCATGAACGGGATTTCCCACAAGATCATGCGCTGGAAGGCGAACAGCGCCCAAGCGACGACATAGGCGATCACCTGCGGCGGGCCGCCGCCGACTTTCAGCGCCACCGCGCCGATCGAGAAACCGACCACGGGGCCGCCGGGGGTTGCGGCGCCGGCGATCACTGCGGTCAACACGCCGAACCAGCCGCTGTCCGGCCCGAGCCAGCCGGTGATGACTTCCGGCGGGATGACGGCGGCGATGTAGCCCGAGCCGATCACGCCGAGCGCGATGCGCGGCACGATGTTGATGAAGTCCATGCTGCCTTCGCGCACCGACGACACCAGCACGACGCGCCCGCGCTGCCAGGCCATGAAGCCGAGCACGGCGACCGAGCCCCACAGGGTGATGTCGATGATCAGCGCGGAGAGGGTCATGACGGCGGCTCCGGCTCGCCCTTCGGGTACATCCGCACGAAGACGAAGCGGCCGAGCGCGCCGGCCAGCACCGGGATCGGCAGCGAGATCACGATCCGCCACAGCGTGAACTCCGTGCCGAGAATCGGCAATTCCCAGGCGACCGCGCGGCCGTAGCCGATCAGCGTCCAGCTCACGACCATGGCGATGGTGGCGCCGAAATCGGCGCCGACGGTCAAAAGCGCCGCCGCCACCGGATAGGCGGTGAAGGGACCGCCGGGCAGGATCGCGCCGAACGCCGTTCCGATCAAAAGTCCCTTCAGGCCCGAGTTCGGCCCCAGCGCTCGCGATACTTTGTCGTGCGGCAGAATTTCCGCGATGAAGCCGCCGAGCAGGCAGCCGGCCAGCACGCGCGGCATGATTTCCCCGAACAGCCAGAGATCATGCGTGAGGATTTTTAGCACGCCATCAACGCCGTCGCGCCGCCAGACCAGCGCGGCGCAGACCACGACCAGCGCGCCGATCACGATCATCGACCAGCCCACCGGCTTGCGGGCGCGCCGGGGCTTCGGCTCGGCGTCATCGGCAGGCGCCGGGTCTTTTATCTGATGTTCTGACAAGGGCGATGGGTTCGGCGGGTGATGCTATTTCGTCCCTGCTTAGTCCCGCCATGGTGGCGACGCAACGATAGCCATGCGCATCTCAGGCATGCCCATGCGAGGGCGTCACGCGGCCCTGCCCGCCCGCGGGCCATTCGTTCAGGTGAACTGGCGGACCAGCGCAAGGCCGGCAAACAGCCCGGCAATCGAGAGCACGACCGAGCCAACGACATAAAGCGCCGCAAGGCCAAGTTCGCCGCGCTCGTAGAGCAGCGCTGCATCGAGCGAGTAGGCCGAAAACGTCGTGTAGCCGCCGAGGATGCCGGTCATCAAAAACAGCCGCCAGGGCTGCGACGCCTCGCCCTTGAAGGCGAGATAGCCCGCGATCAGCCCCATCACGGTCGAGCCCGTGACGTTGATGATGAAGGTGCCCCAGGGAAATCCGGTGCCGAGAATGCGGGCGCAGGTGAGGTTGATGAGATGGCGCAGCGTCGCGCCAAGGCCGCCACCGACAAAGACCAGCAGATAGCTCATCGCAGCATTTTTCCACGTAGCAAAGGCACCCGGCATGCCGCTTGTGCCGGATGGCAGCGATCCCTGCAAGGATCGGGACGGCGCCGGCGAACGAATAAGGGCGGCAGCCGCACGACCACCGCCCTTCGAACTCTTATCCGCTGTCATTCCGGGGCAGCCCCGCAGGGCTGAGCCCGGAATCCATTTCACGGCAGGCACGCGGCCCGATCGATTCTACGATGTGCAATTGCACATCGTAGCTCGCGCTACGCGCGCCCCGGAATGACGGAGTGTCACACCTTGCCGAACAGCTCGTCGACATAGTCCCAGTTGATCAGACTATCGCAGAACGCCTTCAGATAGTCGGGACGGCGGTTGCGATAGTCGATGTAGTAGGAGTGCTCCCAGACGTCGCAGCCGAGAATGGGCGTTGCGCCATGGACCAGCGGGCTTTCGCCGTTCGCGGTCTTGGAGATTTCGAGCTTGCCGTTCTTGACCGACAGCCAGCACCAGCCGGAGCCGAACTGACCGACGCCGGCGGCGGCGAAATCGGCCTTGAACTTGTCAAGACCGCCGAGGTCCTCGGTGATCTTCTTTTCCAGACGGCCGGGCAGCTTGCTGCCGCCGCCATTCGGCTTCATCCAGTTCCAAAAATGCAGATGGTTGTAGTGCTGGCCGGCATTGTTGAACACGGCCGGATTCTTGCCAAACGAACCCTTGACGATCTCCTCCAGGGACTTGCCTTCGAATTCGGTCCCCTTGATCGCGTTGTTTCCGTTGGTCACGTAAGCCTGGTGATGCTTGTCGTGGTGGTATTCCAGCGTTTCCTTGGACATGTGGGGCGCAAGGGCGTCGTGGGAATAGGGAAGATTGGGCAGCGTGAAGGTCATGGGGTGATGTCCGAACTGATGGGAGACGTGGTCTGGTCTAACGGGAACCGTTATAGAAGGTTCCATTGCGCATAAACACCGCAATTTGGCAAGAACGCGCAAGGTTCTGGGTAACGCCCCTCCGCGTCCAGCGTATGACGGATATGGCGCCCATGCGGATTTGGCGCCGATGAGGGAACGAAATGAGCATCGAGATCGACGTCCTGAACGGGGACGCATCATGGCCACGGGCCGAACCGCTGATGCAGGCGGTCTGGCCGGCGCATGTGGTCGAAAAGTTGTCGTGGGGTCACGTCAAATGGGCCCACGCCGACCTGCGCGTACTGATCGACGCACCGGAGGACGGGCTTAAGCCGGGTCTCGCCTGCCATGTCGGCATTTTCTTCCGTGACGCGACCTGGGACGGGCGCAAGGTTCATATCGGCGGCATCGGCGGCGTTTCGACGCGGGCGGATTGCCGGGGACGCGGCTACGCCTCGCTGGCGCTGAACGCCGCCATCAGGACCCTACGCGATCACGAGGCGGTGCGGTTTGCGATGCTGTTCTGCGAGCCGCACAATGAAGCATTCTATGAAGCGCGCGGCTGGCATCGCTTCCAGGGCGAGGTCTATGCCGAACAGCCGGAGGGGCGGGTGCGTTTCGAGGCGATGGCGCCGTTCGTGTTCGATTTCACCCGCAAGCCGCGCGACGGCGTCATCGACCTATGCGGCCTGCCGTGGTGACCCCTGCACCGGGCGCGGGTGGCTTGCACGGAGCCGGCCGGATAATATGTCATCCATAATCTATTCATTTGGATGACCGGTGACGCATGACCATGGACGCCCAGCTCGACATGCGCCCCACCGCCGCGGCTCCATCAGCGTCGGCCAACGGCCTGCTCACCTCGCCGATCCTGCCGACGCTGCTAAAGCTCACGCTGCCCAATGCGATCGCCATGGCCGGCACGACGCTGGTTGCGGTGGCCGAGACCTCCTATATCGGCCGGCTCGGCACCGAGCCGCTCGCCGGCATCGCGCTGGTATTTCCCTTCGTCATGCTGACGCAAATGATGTCGGCGGGCGCGATGGGCGGCGGCGTGTCCTCGGCGATCAGCCGTGCCATCGGCGCGGGCGATCGCGACCGCGCAGCTGATCTGGCGCTGCATGCTGCGATGATCGGCGCCTGCGCCGGAATCTTTTTCACCGCGATGATGCTGATTTTCGGCCGCGCATTTTACACGCTGCTCGGCGGGCGCGGCGGCGTGATCGATCAGGCCATGCAATATTCGCACGTGCTGTTCTCCGGCGCGATCGCGATCTGGCTGGTGAACACGCTGGCCTCGGTGGTGCGCGGCACCGGCGACATGCGGATTCCATCGGTGACCCTGATCGGCACCGCGCTGGTCCAGATCACCGTTGGCGGCGCGCTGGGCCTTGGGCTGTTCGGCCTGCCGAAATTCGGCATGAGCGGCGTCGCCGCGGGCCAGCTTGCAGCTTTCACGCTGGGGGCGGTGTTCCTGGCCTGCTACCTCATCAGCGGCCGCAGCCGGCTGACGCTGAACTTCGCAGGCTTCAAATTCCAGCGCGACATGTTCTTCGACATTCTCAAGGTCGGCGCGGTGTCCTGCCTGTCGCCGCTGCAAACCGTGCTGACGGTGCTGATCTTCACCAAAATCCTGGCCGGCTATGGCACCGAGACGCTGGCCGGCTATGGCATGGGCTCGCGGCTGGAATTTCTGCTGACGCCGATCGCGTTCGCCTTCGGCGTCGCCTCGGTGCCGATGGTCGGCATGGCGATGGGCGCGGGGCTGGTGACGCGCGCGCGGCAGGTGGCGTGGATCGCGGGAGCCGCAGCCGGCATCACCGTGGGCGCCATCGGGCTGATCGTCGCAGCGATGCCGTCGCTCTGGATTTCGCTGTTCACCAGCGATCCCGGCGTCACCGCCGCGGCTTCTTCCTATCTCGTCTGGGCCGGCCCGGCGTTCGCCTTTTTCGGGATGGGCGTCTGCCTCTATTTCTCTTCGCAGGGGGCAGCAAAGGTCGGCGGTCCCGTGATTGCCGGCACCGCGCGATTGCTGATCGTCGGCATCGGCGGCTGGTGGCTGGCCTCAATGGGCGCGCCGGCATGGACATTGTTCGCGCTGGTCGGCGCGGCGATGGTCGTGTACGGCCTCGGTACGGCGTTGTCGATCCGCCTCACCCGCTGGAGCAAATGATCGCCTTCGCGCAATCCGACGTTGCACAAATCTGATTTGTTGCTATGCAGGCCTGCTTTTTTGGGGAAATGATTCATGGCTTGCAGACCGGCTTTCATCATCGCGATCTCGGCGGCACTGCTGGCCGCGCCGTCCGCCTACGCGCAAGGCGCCGGCGAGCCGACCGGCGTCTGGCTGACCCAGGCCGGCGACGCGCGGGTGAAAGTCAGCAAATGCGGCGGCGGCATCTGCGGCGTGATCGTCGGCCTCAAAGAGCCGGTCGATCCCGCTACCGGCAACCCCCAGGTCGATGACAAGAATCCGAACCCGGCGCTGAAGAAGCGGCCGATGATCGGCCTGCCGCTGTTCAGCGGCATGCAGCCGGTAGCGCCCAACAAATGGTCGGGCCAGATCTACAACGCCGATGACGGCGGCACCTACGCGAGCAGCGTCTCGGTGACGGGGACCGATACGCTGAAAGTCGAAGGCTGCGTCGGCGCACTCTGCGGCGGCGAAAACTGGACGCGGGTGGGACGGTAGTAGCGATCTCGATGGCCGTAGGGTGGGCAAAGCGAAGCGTGCCCACCATTCATTCGGGTGGTGTCGGATAGATGGTGGGCACGGCGCAAGTGCGCCTTTGCCCACCCTCATATGAGGCCTTTTGAGTCAAGCATCCCAACCGAGGCTTGGATGTAATTTTTTGCATTCGGTGGAGCGGCGGCGCGCGGAGCCATGCGTAGCGCAGCGTGCCGCCGCGGTCGGTGCGCTCAGGAACTGGCTTCCGGCGATTTATGCAGCAGCTCACTGCATCACCTCATATCCGGTCGGGCGGTTGCAGCCCGGTACCCACATTCCGCATGCTTGCGGCGAGGAAGCCACAGGGATGAGACCCATCTACGAAGCGGCCTGTTGATTTGGCCCAAGGGTGGCACGGTCATCATCCATTCCGCGCTGACCGCGGCCGATGCCGCGACGCTGACGCGTTGCTTGAAACGTTTACGGCTTCGCGGCCTTGAGCAGGGCTCCTTCGGGGACCAGGCCAGTTGTGAGGTAGCGCCAGAGCGCCACCATCAGCTTGCGCGCCAGGGCCACGATGGCGATGCGCTTGTTGCGCTTGCTGGCATTGTTGTGGGTGCGGCTGCGGAACCATCGGGTGAGCGCACTCTCCGGCTGATGCCGCAGCCACAGCCAGGAAAGTTCGATCGCGGCGCAGCGGGCGCGCGGATTGCCTGCCTTGCTGATGCCCTGGTCGCGGTCGATTCCGCCGCTCTGCCATGGGCTGGGCGTCAGCCCGAAATAGCTCGCGACCTCACGCCGGTTGCGGAAATCCTTGTAGAACACCTCGCTGGCCAGCGTCGTCGCGAACGCCGGGCCGAGGCATTTGAGCCGGAGCAATAGTTCGCTGCGCTCTGCCATCTGAACCGCCGCAGGTGCCGGATCCGCTTGAGCCGACGCCTGTGCGAGCGCCTCGAGCTGTTCGCGTACCAGCATCAGCCGCGCGTGCTCGTACTTGATCTCCGCCAGCATCTGCCGTGGCACCGCCTGGCCCTGCCAATCCCGCTGCGCCGCCAGCCAGTTCAGCCAGTCGCGCCGGCGCGGGTTCCCGACCGCCATGCCCAACAGCCGCAGCAGCGCCTTGATCCGGCTGGTGTGAGCGGTCTGTTCCTTGATCAGCCGGCCGCGTTCGCGGCTGGCGCGGCGGGCGTCCTCTTGCTCCGGCGCTGGTACCTGAACGATCCGTACCACCCGCGGCTCACCGCGCAGATACGCCATCAGCGTCCGCAGCATCTTCTCGCCATCGATCCGGTCGGTCTTCACCCGTCGCGCCCGTTGATCAACCGCAATGCTCGCAGGGTCAAACACGTAGTTCGTGATCCCGGCCGCCATCAGAAGCCGGTGCAGCCAGAACCCATCGTAGCCCGCTTCGTAGCAGCTCACCACCGCCGGAATGGCTCCCAGCGCCCGAGCCGCCCGGTCGCGCTCCCGACCGACCAACGCCAACAGCTCGGCATGATCGCCCCCCTCCAGCCTATGGCGGGACATCTTACCTTTGTCCGGGCTGTGCAGCGTCACCAGCCAGCTCTTCTGACTCAGTTCGATTGCAACGAAAATTGTGCCACAATGCTCAACGGTGGGCGTGGCTACGGTCGATGCTTGCATCTGACTCTCCGATGGTTCGAGTGTGGAAACCCAAACCTACCGGAAAGGCCACGCTCACCGCCCCATGGAATCTACGAATCACCGCAAATCACGCCGCCATCGCCTTCAGCGCTGACGCCGCCGAGGCATAGCCGCCGCGGGCGCCGTCGATGAAGTGGACGTGATCGCTGCGCATCACCGATGGCGTGAAGCAGGTCATCATCGCCGCGTCCTGCCGGTGCAGGCCGTAGCGCACCACCCTTGCTGAAGCCGCGTTGGCCAGAATCTCCGCCAGCGCGCGCTCCAGTTCCTCCGTGCAATCGAGGATCATCCGCAGGCCGTCGTCATATTTGCGGAAGTCGGAATTCTCCACCACCTGCTGCACGTAATTCTTCGGCACGAAATTGCCGACCTTGATGCCGAACCGCATCACGACATAGGCCCACAGCGTCACCGCGAGCACGACGGTGCGCCGCTTCAACAGCGGCCCGCCACGCGCGGCGCGCGCTTCATACTCCACGCCGGCCGGCGGCCAGCGCAGCGGCGGCCCGCCCGGCGGCACCGGCCGCCCGGCATCCGGAGACTGTTCGACCAGCCTGATGATGTCCTCGATCACCTTGCGGAAGGCGAGCGGATCGGCGCCCCTGGCCGGCACCACCAGCACCGACAGAATGAGCCCGCGCGTGGAAGGAATTTCCTCGAACCGGCAAGACAATCCAGACAGATCGGGCTGCGTACCCGGCGCTGCCGCCGGCACCGCAAACTCGCCCCGCTTCATCGCGGCATCCGCCCAGCCAAGCCCGCCGCCGGAAAACATCGCATAGGACAGATTGGCCGACGGGCCGAAGCGGGCCACCTTGATATCGAGACCCTGCGCGCGGATGTCCCTGACCGGCACCAGCGCCACCCGCATCAGCAGATCGAGATCTTGGCTGACCCATGCCGCCGTCGCCGCGAGCGCCTCGCGGGCGCGCGCGAGGTCGCCGGGCGACACCGCGAAGCTGGCGCCATCGCCGCCGAACACGAACGGAAATTCGCGCCCGTCAAGCGCGTTGGTGACGGCGGCAATCACGGCGGCACCCGCCATGTTGACCGCCTTGTAGCGCTGGTTCGCGATCGCCCTGGTCGATTCCACGATGTCGGCGACGCCGACGGTCCAGTCATCCGGCAGCGGCGAATACATCGCCGGGTCCATCAGGCTGCCAAAGCCGCGAAAGACCGGGATCGCGCCGTAGAAAATGTCGGTGCCGTCAGGCGTCGTCATGGCGATGAAGGCCCCCCGGGGTTTCAGCTTTCCAGCAGATACGGTCGATTTTAAAATCCGGTTCGCGACAGATCGTCCTACCCCTTTGCCAGCCCCCGCAGCACCAGCGCATTGAGCCGGTTGGCGAACGCCGCCGGGTCTTCCGGCAACTCGCCGTCGAGGATCTGCGCCTGCTCCAGCAGCAGGAACGACAGGTCCTTGCCCGCCTCCTTGTCGCCGGCGATCGCCGCGACCACGGGATGGCGCATGTTGATCTCCAGGATCGGCTTGGTGGCGGGCGCCTTGTTCTGCATCGCCAAGAGCCGCTCGAGCATGCGGTCATGCGCGTCGCCGCCGGCGACCAGGCATGACGCGCTCGAGGTCAGCCGCTGCGAGGCGCGAACGTCGGAGACGCGCTCGCCGAGCGCGTCCTTGATCAGCGCGATCGTCGTGGCCTCGTCGGCGCCAGCCTCGTCCTTCTTGTCCTCCGCCTTGTCATCCAGCAGCGGGATCAGGACGAAATCGATATCGCCCTGGCTCAGCGACTTCAGCGGCTTGCCGCCGAAATCGAGCGGCGCCGAGGTCCAGAATGCATCGACCGGATCGGTGAGCAGCAATACCTCGATGCCGCGCGCGGTCGCGGACTCCAGTTTCGGGTTCGCCTTCAGCCGTTCGATGCTGTCGCCGGTCAGGTAATAGATGTCGGTCTGGTTCGGCTTGAGGTCCTCGACATATTGCTTGAGCGAGCGCTTCTCGCCCGTGGTCGTGGTGAAGCGCGACAAGCCCAACAATTTCTCGCGGCGCTCAAAGTCCTCCCAGATGCCTTCCTTGATCACGGGGCCGAACGCGTCCCAGATTTTGGCGAACGCTTCCGGCTCCTTTTCGCCGAGGTTTTCCAGCTCCGATATCACGCGGCCGGTGACGGCTTTGCGGATCTGCGCGAGTTGCGGATTGTTCTGCAGCATCTCTCTGGAGATGTTGAGCGGCAAATCCTCGCTGTCGATCACGCCGCGGATGAAGCGCAAATAAGCCGGCAGGACATCGGCGTCGTCGGCGATGAAGACGCGGCGGACATAGAGCTTGACCTTGCCCTTGCGCGCCTGGTCGAACAGATCGAACGGCTTCGTCGATGGTGCGAACAGCAGCACCGCATAGGACTGCCGACCTTCGGCGCGATAATGCAGCGTCATCGCCGGATCGTCGAACGCGCCGGCGATCTGCTGGTAGGCCTGCTTGTAGTCCTCCGGCGAGAGCTCCGATTTCGGCCGCTGCCACAGCGCGCTGGCCGAATTGATCTGGCGCGGCTCGCCCTCCTCCGGCACGAGTTCGATCGGAAACTGAATGTTGTCGGACCAGGCGCGGACGATGCGCTCGATCTCGTGAGCTTCGACATATTTCGCTGCGTCCTTCTTCAGGTGCAGGACGATCTCGGTGCCGCGCGTGACGCGAGCCGCATCCTCCTCGCTGGCCGGCGCAATTTCAAACCCGCTCCCCCCCGAGGACGACCAGACAAAAACCTCATCCGAACCGGCGCGGCGGCTGGTGACGACGATGCGATCGGCAACCATGAACGCCGCATAGAAGCCGACTCCGAACTGGCCGATCAGATTGGTGCCGTCCTTGGCCTCGGTCAGGCGGGAGAGAAAGGATTTCGTGCCTGATCGTGCGATGGTGCCGAGATTGTCGATCAGCTCCTGCCGGTCCATGCCGATGCCGCTGTCGACAACGGAAAGCGTATCGGCCGCCTTGTTCGGCACGATGCGGATCCTGGGCGGCGCACCGTCGGCGATCAGCTCGGGCGCCGATATCGCCTCATAGCGCAGCTTGTCGCAGGCGTCGGACGCGTTCGAAATCAGCTCGCGCAGGAAGATGTCGGTCTCCGAATAGACCGAGTGCACCATCAGGTTCAGAAGTTCGGCAACCTCGGCCTGGAACGGCTGGGATTCGGGGGCAGTGGTAGTGGTCATCAGGGGCTCGCAGGGAACAGGGCCAAAGCAAAGCCCTGATATAGCGATACCATCTGGAGTGGCAAGATTTAGCCTCGCTGCAACCCGGTATTGCCCCCCTCACCGCTCGACAAAAGCGCGCTGGAACTGATCCAGGATCGGCTTGAACAGATAGCTGAGCATGGTCCGGCTGCCGGTCTGCATGAACACTTCCGCGGGCATGCCCGAGGAGAGTTGCAGCCCGGCCAGCCGCCGGCGCTCTTCTTCCGGCAGCATGATCCGGACCGTGAAATAGGACGTGTTGGTCTGCTGGTCGCGGGTGGTGTCGGGCGAGACATACGACACCTGACCGATCAACTGCGGCGT includes these proteins:
- a CDS encoding cation transporter, which translates into the protein MADHCCAPPPLNLGPRQDVSAFRRVLWAVLGINAAMFLVEIGAGLAAGSASLQADALDFLGDAANYAISLFVVGMALRYRAGAALAKGVTMGVFGLWVIGVAGWHALHGTLPQAITMGSVGFAALAANALSFYLLWRHRTGDANMRSAWICTRNDVLGNLAVLLAALGVFGTGTGWPDIIVAAIMAVLALQGSVAVVRHALAELKQPAAATA
- a CDS encoding GDCCVxC domain-containing (seleno)protein, with protein sequence MQLESTLTCPACGHQATETMPTDACQFFYDCRNCGTRLKPRPGDCCVYCSYGTIPCPPVQIDGKGACCSVIV
- a CDS encoding permease; the protein is MSEHQIKDPAPADDAEPKPRRARKPVGWSMIVIGALVVVCAALVWRRDGVDGVLKILTHDLWLFGEIMPRVLAGCLLGGFIAEILPHDKVSRALGPNSGLKGLLIGTAFGAILPGGPFTAYPVAAALLTVGADFGATIAMVVSWTLIGYGRAVAWELPILGTEFTLWRIVISLPIPVLAGALGRFVFVRMYPKGEPEPPS
- the crcB gene encoding fluoride efflux transporter CrcB, which codes for MSYLLVFVGGGLGATLRHLINLTCARILGTGFPWGTFIINVTGSTVMGLIAGYLAFKGEASQPWRLFLMTGILGGYTTFSAYSLDAALLYERGELGLAALYVVGSVVLSIAGLFAGLALVRQFT
- a CDS encoding superoxide dismutase yields the protein MTFTLPNLPYSHDALAPHMSKETLEYHHDKHHQAYVTNGNNAIKGTEFEGKSLEEIVKGSFGKNPAVFNNAGQHYNHLHFWNWMKPNGGGSKLPGRLEKKITEDLGGLDKFKADFAAAGVGQFGSGWCWLSVKNGKLEISKTANGESPLVHGATPILGCDVWEHSYYIDYRNRRPDYLKAFCDSLINWDYVDELFGKV
- a CDS encoding GNAT family N-acetyltransferase; translated protein: MSIEIDVLNGDASWPRAEPLMQAVWPAHVVEKLSWGHVKWAHADLRVLIDAPEDGLKPGLACHVGIFFRDATWDGRKVHIGGIGGVSTRADCRGRGYASLALNAAIRTLRDHEAVRFAMLFCEPHNEAFYEARGWHRFQGEVYAEQPEGRVRFEAMAPFVFDFTRKPRDGVIDLCGLPW
- a CDS encoding MATE family efflux transporter; amino-acid sequence: MTMDAQLDMRPTAAAPSASANGLLTSPILPTLLKLTLPNAIAMAGTTLVAVAETSYIGRLGTEPLAGIALVFPFVMLTQMMSAGAMGGGVSSAISRAIGAGDRDRAADLALHAAMIGACAGIFFTAMMLIFGRAFYTLLGGRGGVIDQAMQYSHVLFSGAIAIWLVNTLASVVRGTGDMRIPSVTLIGTALVQITVGGALGLGLFGLPKFGMSGVAAGQLAAFTLGAVFLACYLISGRSRLTLNFAGFKFQRDMFFDILKVGAVSCLSPLQTVLTVLIFTKILAGYGTETLAGYGMGSRLEFLLTPIAFAFGVASVPMVGMAMGAGLVTRARQVAWIAGAAAGITVGAIGLIVAAMPSLWISLFTSDPGVTAAASSYLVWAGPAFAFFGMGVCLYFSSQGAAKVGGPVIAGTARLLIVGIGGWWLASMGAPAWTLFALVGAAMVVYGLGTALSIRLTRWSK
- a CDS encoding DUF2147 domain-containing protein; protein product: MACRPAFIIAISAALLAAPSAYAQGAGEPTGVWLTQAGDARVKVSKCGGGICGVIVGLKEPVDPATGNPQVDDKNPNPALKKRPMIGLPLFSGMQPVAPNKWSGQIYNADDGGTYASSVSVTGTDTLKVEGCVGALCGGENWTRVGR
- a CDS encoding IS110 family transposase; this translates as MQASTVATPTVEHCGTIFVAIELSQKSWLVTLHSPDKGKMSRHRLEGGDHAELLALVGRERDRAARALGAIPAVVSCYEAGYDGFWLHRLLMAAGITNYVFDPASIAVDQRARRVKTDRIDGEKMLRTLMAYLRGEPRVVRIVQVPAPEQEDARRASRERGRLIKEQTAHTSRIKALLRLLGMAVGNPRRRDWLNWLAAQRDWQGQAVPRQMLAEIKYEHARLMLVREQLEALAQASAQADPAPAAVQMAERSELLLRLKCLGPAFATTLASEVFYKDFRNRREVASYFGLTPSPWQSGGIDRDQGISKAGNPRARCAAIELSWLWLRHQPESALTRWFRSRTHNNASKRNKRIAIVALARKLMVALWRYLTTGLVPEGALLKAAKP
- a CDS encoding DUF3095 domain-containing protein, with translation MTTPDGTDIFYGAIPVFRGFGSLMDPAMYSPLPDDWTVGVADIVESTRAIANQRYKAVNMAGAAVIAAVTNALDGREFPFVFGGDGASFAVSPGDLARAREALAATAAWVSQDLDLLMRVALVPVRDIRAQGLDIKVARFGPSANLSYAMFSGGGLGWADAAMKRGEFAVPAAAPGTQPDLSGLSCRFEEIPSTRGLILSVLVVPARGADPLAFRKVIEDIIRLVEQSPDAGRPVPPGGPPLRWPPAGVEYEARAARGGPLLKRRTVVLAVTLWAYVVMRFGIKVGNFVPKNYVQQVVENSDFRKYDDGLRMILDCTEELERALAEILANAASARVVRYGLHRQDAAMMTCFTPSVMRSDHVHFIDGARGGYASAASALKAMAA